One Euphorbia lathyris chromosome 1, ddEupLath1.1, whole genome shotgun sequence DNA segment encodes these proteins:
- the LOC136200921 gene encoding UDP-arabinose 4-epimerase 1, translating into MLNIGRTRNQPRPNRSMPLGGLDYADPKRKGNVAGKIILAAALTALCIIMLKQSPTFSTPSRFSMREEGVTHVLVTGGAGYIGSHAALRLLKDGYRVTIVDNLSRGNIGAVKVLQELFPEPGRLQFTYADLGDSKAVDKIFSENAFDAVMHFAAVAYVGESTMDPLKYYHNITSNTLVVLESIAAHKVKTLIYSSTCATYGEPDKMPITEDTPQFPINPYGKAKKMAEDMILDFSRNSDMAVMILRYFNVIGSDPEGRLGEAPRPELREHGRISGACFDAARGIIPGLKVKGTDYKTHDGTCIRDYIDVSDLVDAHVKALEKAMPGKVGIYNVGTGQGRSVKEFVEACKKATGVDIKVDFLPRRPGDYAEVFSDPTKIRVELNWTAQHTDLQKSLRVAWRWQKAHKNGYGSPLVMAS; encoded by the exons ATGCTAAATATTGGCAGGACCAGAAATCAGCCAAGACCAAATAGATCTATGCCTCTCGGAG GATTGGATTATGCTGACCCTAAAAGGAAGGGTAATGTTGCAGGAAAGATTATTTTGGCTGCTGCCCTCACAGCCTTATGCATTATTATGCTCAAGCAGTCCCCCACATTTAGTACCCCTAGCCGG TTCTCAATGCGTGAAGAAGGAGTGACTCATGTCCTAGTGACTGGTGGTGCTGGCTACATTGGTTCACATGCTGCATTGCGACTTTTGAAGGATGGTTACAGGGTAACCATAGTG GATAATCTTTCAAGGGGAAACATCGGTGCTGTGAAGGTTCTACAAGAATTATTTCCAGAACCTGGGAGGCTTCAGTTCACATATGCTGACCTGGGGGATTCAAAAGCT GTTGACAAaatattttctgaaaatgcTTTTGATGCTGTAATGCACTTTGCTGCTGTTGCATATGTTGGGGAAAGCACTATGGATCCTCTTAA GTATTATCATAACATTACATCAAATACCCTGGTAGTATTGGAGTCAATAGCTGCACATAAGGTGAAGACTTTAATATATTCAAGTACTTGTGCAACATATGGCGAGCCAGATAAGATGCCTATTACTGAAGACACTCCACAG TTTCCAATAAATCCGTAtggaaaagctaagaaaatggCAGAAGATATGATATTGGACTTCTCCAGAAACTCTGACATGGCAGTTATGATACTAAG ATATTTCAATGTGATTGGTTCAGACCCAGAAGGAAGACTGGGGGAGGCACCTAGACCTGAACTGCGTGAGCATGGACGTATTTCTGGTGCTTGTTTTGATGCAGCTCGTGGTATTATTCCTGGCCTGAAG GTCAAAGGGACAGACTACAAAACACATGATGGGACTTGTATACGAGATTATATCGATGTTAGTGATCTTGTTGATGCTCATGTTAAAGCTCTTGAGAAGGCAATGCCCGGAAAAGTTGGTATCTACAATGTTGGTACTGGGCAAG GTAGATCAGTGAAGGAGTTTGTGGAGGCATGTAAGAAGGCAACGGGTGTGGACATAAAAGTCGACTTCTTACCTCGTAGACCGGGGGATTACGCAGAAGTTTTTAGTGACCCGACGAAAATAAGGGTGGAGCTGAACTGGACAGCACAACACACAGATCTGCAGAAGAGCTTAAGGGTAGCGTGGAGATGGCAAAAGGCACATAAAAATGGGTATGGATCACCTCTGGTGATGGCATCTTGA